The following coding sequences are from one Streptomyces sp. NBC_01485 window:
- a CDS encoding acetyl-CoA C-acetyltransferase — protein MSTEAYIYDAIRTPRGRGKRNGALHGTKPISLVTGLIDALRARHPDLDPGRIEDIVLGVVSPVGDQGSDIARTAALAAGLPDTVAGVQLNRFCASGLEAVNVAAQKVRSGWEQLVLAGGVESMSRVAMGSDGGAWYNDPATSYDTYYAPQGIGADLIATIEGFSREDVDAFAVRSQERAAAAWSGGYFAKSVVAVTDQNGILVLDRDEHMRPGTTVEALGKLKPSFATLGDLGGFDAVALQKFHWIEKIDHVHHGGNSSGIVDGAALVLIGSERAGLELGLTPRARIVATATSGADPTIMLTGPTPATRKLLAHTGLSVDDIDLFEINEAFASVALKYAKDMGIPDEKLNVNGGAIAMGHPLGATGAMITGTMVDELERRGARRAVVTLCIGGGMGVATLIERV, from the coding sequence ATGAGCACCGAGGCCTATATATACGACGCGATCCGCACCCCGCGCGGTCGCGGCAAGCGGAACGGGGCCCTGCACGGCACCAAACCCATCTCACTCGTCACCGGCCTGATCGACGCCCTGCGCGCCCGCCACCCCGACCTCGACCCGGGCCGTATCGAGGACATCGTGCTGGGTGTCGTGTCCCCCGTCGGCGACCAGGGCTCCGACATCGCCCGCACCGCCGCGCTGGCGGCCGGGCTGCCGGACACAGTGGCCGGCGTACAGCTCAACCGGTTCTGCGCCTCCGGGCTGGAGGCGGTCAACGTGGCGGCCCAGAAGGTCCGTTCGGGCTGGGAACAGCTCGTGCTCGCGGGCGGCGTGGAGTCCATGTCCCGGGTGGCGATGGGCTCGGACGGCGGAGCCTGGTACAACGACCCGGCGACCAGCTACGACACGTACTACGCGCCGCAGGGCATCGGCGCCGACCTGATCGCCACCATCGAGGGCTTCAGCCGCGAGGACGTCGACGCGTTCGCCGTACGTTCCCAGGAGCGCGCCGCGGCTGCCTGGTCCGGCGGGTACTTCGCCAAGTCCGTCGTCGCGGTCACCGACCAGAACGGGATCCTCGTCCTCGACCGGGACGAACACATGCGGCCCGGCACGACGGTGGAGGCGCTCGGCAAGCTGAAGCCCTCCTTCGCCACCCTCGGCGACCTGGGCGGCTTCGACGCCGTCGCGCTGCAGAAGTTCCACTGGATCGAGAAGATCGACCACGTCCACCACGGCGGCAACTCCTCCGGGATCGTGGACGGCGCCGCCCTGGTCCTCATTGGCAGCGAACGGGCGGGCCTCGAGCTGGGGTTGACCCCACGGGCCCGGATCGTCGCGACGGCCACCTCGGGCGCGGACCCGACGATCATGCTCACCGGTCCGACCCCCGCGACCCGCAAACTGCTCGCGCACACCGGTCTGTCGGTCGACGACATCGACCTGTTCGAGATCAACGAGGCGTTCGCGTCCGTGGCGCTCAAGTACGCCAAGGACATGGGCATCCCCGACGAGAAGCTGAACGTCAACGGCGGCGCGATCGCCATGGGCCACCCCCTCGGAGCCACCGGCGCCATGATCACCGGAACCATGGTCGACGAGCTGGAGCGCCGTGGCGCCCGCCGCGCCGTGGTGACCCTGTGCATCGGCGGCGGCATGGGCGTGGCCACCCTCATCGAGCGTGTGTGA
- a CDS encoding TetR/AcrR family transcriptional regulator yields the protein MERARQRGPYAKTAARRADIVRAARDSFAEHGYAGASLRDIAKRAGITHAGLLHHFQNKDELLTAVLAHRDDEEWERSFGEVEGQGSPQRYLAETLRQHQKTPELMRLWAELAASASRPDHPAHTSFVERNARVRSRTSEAMRERAAEGRLPEGLDPDSAAALFLAVLHGLQMQWLLNQDLDIITPLYRFFDLILLSADGQSSEGAS from the coding sequence GTGGAACGGGCAAGACAGCGCGGACCGTACGCCAAGACAGCGGCCCGCCGTGCGGACATCGTCCGTGCGGCGCGCGACAGCTTCGCCGAACACGGGTATGCCGGGGCTTCCCTGCGTGACATCGCCAAACGGGCCGGCATCACCCACGCAGGTCTGCTGCACCACTTCCAGAACAAGGACGAACTGCTCACCGCCGTCCTCGCACACCGCGACGACGAGGAGTGGGAGCGAAGCTTCGGCGAGGTCGAGGGCCAGGGCTCGCCGCAGCGGTATCTCGCCGAGACGCTGCGCCAGCACCAGAAGACGCCCGAGCTGATGCGTCTGTGGGCGGAGCTCGCCGCCTCCGCCTCACGCCCCGACCATCCCGCCCACACGTCCTTCGTCGAACGCAACGCCCGCGTGCGTTCCCGCACCTCCGAGGCCATGCGGGAACGTGCGGCGGAGGGGCGGCTGCCGGAAGGCCTCGATCCGGACAGTGCGGCCGCTCTGTTCCTGGCCGTACTGCACGGCCTGCAGATGCAGTGGCTGCTCAACCAGGATCTCGACATCATCACGCCGCTCTACCGTTTCTTCGACCTCATCCTTCTGTCGGCCGACGGGCAGTCTTCCGAGGGTGCCTCCTAG
- a CDS encoding CocE/NonD family hydrolase, whose amino-acid sequence MTRWPRRRRSGLLAAALATMLALTGFASAPANSADVTGATGSATAQETRPGLLDSPAPAAVHDWLGYDRPAQYESIDSEVKVPMRDGVRLACYLYRPGHDGKVDSAEHPSLLIDFTPYQKYRANPANVYLAERGYNVLTCDVRGSGGSTGTFPSWFQPKEATDNHDLIEWLARQPGATGDVGQVGQSYGSITSYRAAALKPPHLRAIIPIVSPTNIYSEWVYPGGVQSTNGTWWANGGPVLSPADHTSTLRSFQQHPLYDGYWKQAVTTDKLRDVEVPALHIGGYFDIFKNGGFDALEQRPRQTWLLNGPWIHGGFLQVPGLDPLYQGVDSANAISFSVVLQWFDHWLAKLPGAQLPPDRVISYASTSAKASGSWHGYDRWPTAAASDTRLYPTADGALADRAPARSGLSYQVNPIDGPSADVIGTLPYEPSQNQATAEQNSVLPNGRYTSSRTTFTLPAFTANTTLAGPVTLHLNASIDAQDTYFVSKLETVLPDGRVLPIETGYLRAQLRDGLERAKPVTPGAATQYTVQLGQTHWQFKPGEKLRVTIGGGDSPRIVPTNPAGNVTVHLGGKTYVELPALR is encoded by the coding sequence GTGACACGTTGGCCCCGTCGAAGGCGCAGCGGACTGCTTGCCGCCGCTCTGGCGACCATGCTGGCGCTGACCGGATTCGCCTCGGCCCCGGCGAACTCCGCCGACGTGACCGGCGCCACCGGCTCGGCCACAGCCCAAGAGACCAGGCCCGGACTGCTCGACTCGCCCGCCCCCGCGGCGGTCCACGACTGGCTCGGCTACGACCGGCCCGCGCAGTACGAGAGCATCGACTCCGAGGTGAAGGTCCCGATGCGCGACGGCGTCCGCCTCGCCTGCTACCTCTACCGGCCGGGACACGACGGCAAGGTCGACAGCGCCGAGCACCCGAGCCTTCTGATCGACTTCACGCCCTACCAGAAGTACCGCGCCAACCCGGCGAACGTCTACCTCGCCGAGCGCGGCTACAACGTCCTGACCTGCGACGTCCGTGGGTCGGGCGGCTCGACCGGCACCTTCCCCTCCTGGTTCCAGCCCAAGGAGGCCACCGACAACCACGACCTGATCGAGTGGCTGGCACGGCAGCCCGGCGCGACCGGTGACGTGGGCCAGGTGGGCCAGAGCTACGGCTCCATCACGTCCTACCGCGCCGCCGCGCTCAAGCCGCCGCACCTGCGCGCCATCATCCCCATCGTCTCCCCGACGAACATCTACTCGGAGTGGGTGTATCCCGGCGGAGTGCAGTCGACCAACGGCACCTGGTGGGCCAACGGCGGCCCGGTCCTCAGCCCCGCCGACCACACCAGCACACTGCGCAGCTTCCAGCAGCACCCGCTCTACGACGGGTACTGGAAGCAGGCGGTCACCACCGACAAGCTTCGTGACGTCGAGGTCCCGGCGCTGCACATCGGCGGCTACTTCGACATCTTCAAGAACGGCGGCTTCGACGCCCTCGAGCAGCGGCCCCGGCAGACCTGGCTGCTGAACGGACCGTGGATCCACGGCGGATTCCTCCAGGTCCCGGGGCTGGACCCGCTGTACCAAGGAGTCGACTCCGCGAACGCGATCTCGTTCTCCGTCGTCCTGCAGTGGTTCGACCACTGGCTGGCCAAGCTTCCCGGGGCGCAGTTGCCGCCGGACCGCGTGATCAGTTACGCGTCGACGTCCGCCAAGGCGTCGGGCAGCTGGCACGGCTACGACCGGTGGCCCACGGCGGCGGCGTCGGACACGCGCCTCTACCCGACGGCCGACGGCGCGCTCGCCGACCGGGCTCCCGCGCGCTCCGGGCTGAGCTACCAGGTCAACCCGATCGACGGCCCGTCGGCCGACGTCATCGGGACCCTGCCCTACGAGCCGAGCCAGAACCAGGCCACGGCCGAACAGAACAGCGTCCTGCCCAACGGCCGCTACACGAGCAGCCGCACCACCTTCACCCTCCCGGCGTTCACCGCGAACACCACCCTCGCCGGCCCGGTCACGCTCCACCTGAACGCGTCGATCGACGCCCAGGACACCTACTTCGTCAGCAAGCTGGAGACCGTCCTGCCGGACGGCCGCGTCCTGCCGATCGAAACGGGATACCTGCGGGCGCAGTTGCGCGACGGCCTGGAGAGGGCCAAGCCCGTCACGCCCGGTGCGGCGACGCAGTACACGGTCCAACTCGGCCAGACCCACTGGCAGTTCAAGCCGGGTGAGAAGCTGCGCGTCACGATCGGCGGCGGCGACAGCCCCCGTATCGTCCCCACCAACCCCGCCGGCAACGTCACCGTGCACCTCGGCGGCAAGACGTACGTGGAACTGCCCGCGCTCAGGTAG
- a CDS encoding enoyl-CoA hydratase-related protein: MSDGTSTPGGIGILRDGAVLRLTLARPDRLNALGTTGFADLADAVDEADADDGIRVVVLTGKGRAFCAGADLGTVVDAHTVEAAARAVLAVRRTGKPVLAAVNGAAAGAGCSLALACDLVIARRSAYFLLAFAGVGLMPDAGATAFVPAAIGRARAMRMALLGERIPAPTAAEWGLIGEVVDDADFDEAVAAMTARLASGPPLAYARIKRAVNEAALPELTRALENEREGQAALLRSGDFAEGVAAFRDRRDPKFTGR, encoded by the coding sequence ATGAGCGACGGCACCAGCACGCCCGGCGGCATCGGCATCCTCCGAGACGGCGCCGTGCTCCGTCTCACCCTCGCCCGCCCGGACCGGCTCAACGCCCTGGGCACCACCGGCTTCGCCGACCTCGCCGACGCCGTCGACGAGGCGGACGCGGACGACGGCATCCGCGTCGTCGTGCTGACCGGCAAGGGGCGGGCGTTCTGCGCCGGCGCCGACCTCGGCACCGTCGTGGACGCGCACACGGTGGAGGCCGCCGCCCGTGCGGTGCTCGCCGTGCGCCGTACCGGCAAACCGGTCCTCGCCGCGGTCAACGGGGCCGCGGCGGGCGCCGGCTGTTCACTCGCCCTCGCCTGCGACCTGGTGATCGCCCGCCGCTCCGCCTACTTCCTGCTCGCCTTCGCGGGGGTGGGGCTGATGCCGGACGCGGGCGCGACCGCCTTCGTCCCGGCTGCGATCGGCCGGGCCCGCGCGATGCGGATGGCCCTGCTCGGGGAGCGGATCCCGGCGCCCACGGCGGCGGAGTGGGGCCTCATCGGGGAGGTGGTGGACGACGCGGACTTCGACGAGGCGGTGGCCGCCATGACCGCCCGGCTCGCGTCGGGACCACCGCTCGCGTACGCCCGGATCAAGAGGGCGGTCAACGAAGCGGCGCTGCCGGAGCTGACGCGCGCCCTGGAGAACGAACGGGAAGGGCAGGCCGCGCTGCTGCGCAGCGGCGACTTCGCGGAGGGCGTCGCCGCGTTCCGCGACCGCCGGGACCCGAAGTTCACGGGGAGGTAG
- a CDS encoding TetR/AcrR family transcriptional regulator yields the protein MAETVADLRADGHTDWRAYGTLDLPPILAHALDAIVEQGYHATTVRDLARRVGVTVPALYYHYANKQAILVELLLGSLRSVLGRCHSAAEEAGEDPVDRFCALVECIVLFMTHRAPLAFLDTETRSLEPGNREQYVDLRDELEGLVRDAVRDGAEAGVFTVPVPVDAGRAVLAMCQAVAQWYRPDGPLTPPEIAERYVTIALFTVGHRPEHPRR from the coding sequence ATGGCGGAGACGGTCGCGGACCTGCGCGCGGACGGGCACACGGACTGGCGGGCCTACGGGACGCTGGACCTGCCGCCGATCCTCGCGCACGCCCTCGACGCCATCGTGGAGCAGGGCTACCACGCCACCACCGTCCGTGACCTCGCCCGCCGGGTGGGTGTCACCGTCCCGGCTCTCTACTATCACTACGCCAACAAGCAGGCCATCCTCGTGGAACTGCTGCTCGGTTCCCTGAGGTCCGTCCTCGGCCGCTGTCACTCGGCGGCCGAGGAGGCGGGCGAGGACCCCGTCGACCGCTTCTGCGCGCTCGTCGAGTGCATCGTGCTGTTCATGACCCACCGGGCCCCGCTCGCCTTCCTCGACACCGAGACGCGCAGCCTGGAGCCCGGCAACCGGGAACAGTACGTGGACCTGCGCGACGAACTCGAAGGGCTGGTGCGCGACGCCGTGCGCGACGGCGCGGAGGCCGGGGTCTTCACCGTCCCGGTGCCGGTGGACGCCGGCCGCGCCGTTCTCGCGATGTGCCAGGCGGTGGCCCAGTGGTACCGCCCCGACGGCCCGCTGACCCCACCGGAGATCGCGGAGCGCTACGTCACCATCGCGCTCTTCACCGTGGGCCACCGCCCGGAACACCCACGGCGCTGA
- a CDS encoding ABC transporter permease, whose amino-acid sequence MISYVLRRLGTSLVLTVLVSMITFFLLSTSFDGIVRSILGTGATAATVQAKKAEMGMDRPVIVQYLDWLLHALKGDFGVSYFTSQPVGTAVADHLTVTLSVVVVALFLTAVISVVLGVLAASRGGVVDRLTQVASLFGYIVPNLLLAIGLVVVFAVKLDWLPATGYTPFAESPGRWLASITIPVIALMVGGIANLSAQIRGAMIGELRKDYVRTLRTRGISPRSIVLRHALRNAAGPAFTVLSLEFIAMLGGALIIENVFALPGIGSYSFNAALQGDVPIIMGLSLFGVLFIVGVNLIVDIVNGWLNPKARQQ is encoded by the coding sequence ATGATCTCCTACGTGTTGCGTCGGCTCGGCACGAGCCTGGTGCTCACCGTCCTCGTATCAATGATCACGTTCTTCCTCCTGAGCACGTCCTTCGACGGCATCGTCAGAAGCATTCTCGGAACCGGTGCCACGGCCGCGACGGTCCAGGCGAAGAAGGCCGAGATGGGCATGGACCGTCCGGTGATCGTCCAGTACCTGGACTGGCTGCTGCACGCCCTCAAGGGCGACTTCGGCGTCTCGTACTTCACCAGCCAGCCCGTCGGAACGGCCGTCGCCGACCACCTCACCGTCACACTGTCCGTCGTCGTCGTGGCCCTGTTCCTCACCGCCGTCATCAGCGTCGTCCTCGGCGTCCTGGCGGCGTCGCGCGGCGGCGTGGTCGACCGGCTCACGCAGGTCGCCTCGCTCTTCGGCTACATCGTGCCGAACCTGCTGCTCGCGATCGGCCTCGTCGTCGTCTTCGCCGTCAAGCTGGACTGGCTGCCGGCCACCGGCTACACGCCGTTCGCCGAGAGCCCGGGCCGCTGGCTGGCCTCGATCACCATCCCGGTGATCGCCCTGATGGTGGGCGGCATCGCGAACCTGTCCGCGCAGATCCGCGGCGCCATGATCGGCGAGCTGCGCAAGGACTACGTCCGCACCCTGCGCACCCGTGGCATCTCCCCCCGGTCGATCGTGCTGCGACACGCCCTGCGCAACGCCGCCGGGCCGGCCTTCACCGTCCTGTCCCTGGAGTTCATCGCGATGCTCGGCGGCGCCCTCATCATCGAGAACGTCTTCGCACTGCCTGGAATCGGCAGTTACTCCTTCAACGCCGCCCTCCAGGGCGACGTCCCGATCATCATGGGCCTCTCCCTGTTCGGCGTCCTGTTCATCGTGGGAGTCAACCTGATCGTCGACATCGTCAACGGCTGGCTCAACCCGAAGGCGAGGCAGCAGTGA
- a CDS encoding ABC transporter substrate-binding protein, giving the protein MTRIRSNGPRARFRALPVAITASALLTLTACGGGTTGSSSPGAESLSLAIQSTPNSFDPTQLTDGQAGYVWGALYDTLLYTDNKGKLEPNAAESWKYSSDGLNLTLKLRQGMKFSSGAAVDAAAVKATLERTMATPGAQQGQLASVKSVEAPDATTVVIHLKQPDGSLLATLSMAAGVIGDPATMTQKSTALNPVGSGPYVLDKSSVTGTTYVLKRRADYWNVKAYPFQSVTVKVIQDPTASSNALQAGQINAGPAAPENSAKLKATGYKISPLKATAVANLVLADRAGSILKPLADPRVRQAINMAFDRPKIAEQLLKGAAQPTLQVFNPAGGAYDPALEKTYPFDPAAAKKLLAEAGYANGFSVTMPGFIYTKAFEPTVTQALDDIGIKVKWTPVPAQNNFSAITSKKYPMFLFLDGLSISAREAGNNFTPGGFLNPFHSTDPELTELLGQAAGELDPAKSGAAYKKVNEFAVKDAWSSPISFLGNSWATKGVVYLGDGSNTLSTIRAFGISD; this is encoded by the coding sequence ATGACGCGTATTCGATCCAACGGCCCGCGAGCGCGGTTCCGGGCACTTCCCGTGGCGATCACGGCCTCTGCGCTGCTGACGCTGACCGCGTGCGGCGGAGGGACGACGGGCTCGTCGTCGCCCGGCGCCGAGTCGCTCTCCCTCGCCATCCAGTCCACGCCGAACTCCTTCGACCCGACCCAGCTGACCGACGGGCAGGCGGGCTACGTCTGGGGCGCCCTGTACGACACGCTGCTGTACACCGACAACAAGGGCAAACTGGAGCCGAACGCGGCCGAGAGCTGGAAGTACTCCTCCGACGGGCTGAACCTCACCCTGAAGCTGCGCCAGGGGATGAAGTTCTCCTCGGGCGCGGCGGTGGACGCGGCCGCGGTGAAGGCGACCCTGGAACGCACCATGGCCACACCCGGGGCGCAGCAGGGCCAGCTCGCCTCCGTCAAGTCGGTGGAGGCTCCCGACGCCACGACCGTCGTGATCCACCTCAAGCAGCCGGACGGCTCGCTGCTGGCCACCCTCTCGATGGCGGCGGGAGTGATCGGCGACCCGGCGACGATGACCCAGAAGAGCACCGCGCTCAACCCGGTCGGTTCGGGTCCCTACGTCCTCGACAAGTCGTCGGTGACCGGCACGACGTACGTACTCAAGCGGCGGGCCGACTACTGGAACGTGAAGGCCTATCCGTTCCAGAGCGTGACGGTGAAGGTGATCCAGGATCCCACCGCCTCGTCCAACGCGCTGCAGGCCGGCCAGATCAACGCCGGTCCGGCCGCCCCCGAGAACTCCGCCAAGCTCAAGGCGACGGGCTACAAGATCTCGCCCCTCAAGGCCACGGCGGTGGCGAACCTGGTGCTCGCCGACCGGGCGGGCAGCATACTCAAGCCGCTCGCGGACCCGCGGGTGCGGCAGGCGATCAACATGGCGTTCGACCGGCCGAAGATCGCCGAGCAACTGCTCAAGGGCGCCGCGCAGCCGACGCTCCAGGTCTTCAACCCCGCGGGCGGCGCCTACGACCCCGCGCTCGAGAAGACCTACCCCTTCGACCCCGCGGCCGCGAAGAAGCTGCTGGCCGAGGCCGGCTATGCGAACGGGTTCTCCGTCACGATGCCGGGCTTCATCTACACCAAGGCGTTCGAGCCGACCGTCACGCAGGCGCTCGACGACATCGGGATCAAGGTGAAGTGGACGCCGGTGCCCGCGCAGAACAACTTCTCGGCGATCACCTCGAAGAAGTACCCGATGTTCCTCTTCCTCGACGGGCTGAGCATCTCCGCGCGTGAGGCGGGCAACAACTTCACCCCGGGCGGCTTCCTGAACCCGTTCCACTCCACGGACCCCGAGCTCACCGAGCTGCTGGGCCAGGCGGCGGGCGAGCTCGACCCGGCGAAGTCGGGTGCCGCCTACAAGAAGGTCAACGAGTTCGCCGTCAAGGACGCGTGGAGCTCGCCGATCTCCTTCCTCGGCAACAGCTGGGCGACCAAGGGCGTCGTGTACCTCGGTGACGGCTCCAACACCCTGAGCACCATCCGGGCGTTCGGCATCTCCGACTAG
- a CDS encoding 3-hydroxyacyl-CoA dehydrogenase NAD-binding domain-containing protein, with translation MNSTIRWEQDADGVVVLTLDHPEQSANTMTEAYAASMRDAVDRLEAERESVRGVIVTSAKKTFFAGGDLNDMLATGPGQAAAFFAFIEGVKADLRRLETLGRPVVAAINGAALGGGLEIALACHHRVALDTKGSRIGLPEATLGLLPGAGGVTRTVRMLGVTRALDSILLDGRTFTPAAAVEAGLVDELAATHEELLAAARTWITAHPDAVQPWDGKGFKLPGGTPAAGPLAAVLPSLPATLRAKVRGANLPAPRAILAAAVEGAQVDIDTALTIESRYLTELVTGQVSKNMIKGFFFDTQHIKAGGSRPDGHPRATVRKAVVVGAGMMGAGIAYACARAGIEVVLKDVTAEAAAKGKAHAQRLLDKEVARGRTSRGEADRLLARIHPTADTSGAAGADLVVEAVFEDPALKKKIFGEIEHVVAPDALLASNTSTLPITDLAQGVDRPADFIGLHFFSPVDRMQLVEIVVGEKTGDAALARAVDFTRQIGRTPVVVGDGRGFFTTRVILTFLDEAAAMIGEGIAPATVEQAGLQAGYPAAPLQLWDELTLTLLRRIREETRAAVLAEGGTWEAHGSEAVVDRLVGEFDRAGRSTGGGFYEYDADGRRTRLWPGLTEHFGRGGECAQDVRFEDLKERMLFAEALESVRCVEDGVLRSVPDANVGSLLGIGFPAWTGGVLQYINGYEGGLPGFAARARVLADRYGPRFEPPALLLAKAAAREIFA, from the coding sequence ATGAACAGCACCATCCGCTGGGAGCAGGACGCCGACGGCGTCGTCGTACTGACCCTGGACCACCCGGAGCAGTCCGCCAACACCATGACCGAGGCCTACGCGGCGTCGATGCGCGACGCCGTCGACCGCCTCGAAGCCGAGCGCGAGAGCGTGCGCGGCGTCATCGTCACCTCCGCCAAGAAGACCTTCTTCGCGGGCGGTGACCTCAACGACATGCTGGCCACCGGGCCCGGACAGGCCGCCGCGTTCTTCGCGTTCATCGAAGGCGTCAAGGCCGACCTGCGCCGCCTGGAGACGCTGGGCCGGCCGGTGGTCGCGGCGATCAACGGCGCCGCGCTCGGCGGCGGCCTGGAGATCGCACTGGCCTGCCACCATCGCGTGGCCCTCGACACGAAGGGCTCGAGGATCGGCCTGCCCGAGGCCACCCTGGGGCTGCTGCCCGGCGCGGGCGGCGTCACCCGCACCGTAAGGATGCTGGGTGTGACGCGGGCTCTGGACAGCATCCTGCTGGACGGCCGCACCTTCACCCCCGCCGCAGCCGTCGAGGCCGGCCTCGTGGACGAACTCGCCGCGACGCACGAGGAGTTGCTGGCCGCAGCCCGTACCTGGATCACCGCGCACCCCGATGCCGTACAGCCCTGGGACGGCAAGGGCTTCAAGCTGCCCGGCGGAACCCCGGCCGCCGGGCCCCTCGCCGCCGTACTCCCCTCACTGCCCGCCACCCTGCGCGCGAAGGTACGGGGCGCGAACCTGCCCGCGCCCCGTGCCATCCTCGCCGCCGCCGTCGAGGGCGCCCAGGTCGACATCGACACGGCGCTCACGATCGAGTCGCGGTACCTGACGGAACTGGTCACCGGCCAGGTGTCGAAGAACATGATCAAGGGCTTCTTCTTCGACACGCAGCACATCAAGGCCGGCGGCAGCCGCCCCGACGGCCACCCGCGTGCCACGGTCCGCAAAGCCGTGGTCGTCGGCGCGGGCATGATGGGCGCCGGCATCGCGTACGCGTGCGCCCGGGCGGGGATCGAGGTGGTCCTCAAGGACGTCACCGCCGAGGCCGCCGCCAAGGGCAAGGCCCACGCGCAGCGGCTGCTGGACAAGGAGGTGGCGCGCGGACGCACGAGCCGCGGCGAAGCCGACCGGCTGCTGGCGCGCATCCACCCCACTGCGGACACCTCCGGCGCCGCCGGCGCCGACCTCGTCGTCGAAGCCGTCTTCGAGGACCCGGCGCTGAAGAAGAAGATCTTCGGCGAGATCGAACACGTCGTCGCCCCCGACGCACTCCTCGCCTCCAACACCTCCACCCTCCCCATCACGGACCTGGCCCAAGGGGTGGACCGCCCGGCGGACTTCATCGGGCTGCACTTCTTCTCGCCGGTCGACCGGATGCAGCTCGTCGAGATCGTCGTGGGGGAGAAGACGGGCGACGCGGCCCTCGCACGGGCCGTCGACTTCACCCGGCAGATCGGCAGGACGCCCGTCGTCGTGGGCGACGGACGCGGCTTCTTCACCACCCGCGTCATCCTCACCTTCCTCGACGAGGCCGCCGCCATGATCGGCGAGGGCATCGCCCCGGCCACCGTCGAACAGGCGGGCCTCCAGGCCGGCTACCCGGCCGCGCCGCTCCAACTGTGGGACGAGCTGACGCTCACCCTGCTGCGGAGGATCCGCGAGGAGACCAGGGCGGCCGTCCTCGCCGAGGGCGGGACGTGGGAGGCGCACGGCAGTGAGGCGGTCGTCGACCGCCTGGTCGGCGAGTTCGACCGCGCCGGACGGTCCACGGGCGGCGGCTTCTACGAGTACGACGCCGACGGCCGACGCACCCGCCTGTGGCCCGGCCTCACCGAGCACTTCGGGCGGGGCGGCGAGTGCGCGCAGGACGTCCGCTTCGAGGACCTCAAGGAGCGCATGCTGTTCGCCGAGGCCCTGGAGTCGGTCCGATGCGTCGAGGACGGCGTGCTGCGCAGCGTCCCGGACGCCAACGTCGGCTCGCTCCTGGGCATCGGCTTCCCGGCCTGGACGGGCGGGGTACTCCAGTACATCAACGGCTACGAGGGCGGCCTGCCCGGCTTCGCGGCCCGGGCCCGCGTACTCGCCGACCGCTACGGCCCCCGCTTCGAGCCGCCCGCGCTGCTGCTCGCCAAGGCCGCGGCGCGGGAGATCTTCGCGTAG